In the Hyphomonadaceae bacterium BL14 genome, one interval contains:
- a CDS encoding cytochrome c family protein translates to MRSPFLFIALPGLTAALMTLAACSEPETGGEPGAAPQGHGASAPAAAPSPADPARDAAAAATLAALGEPYVSANLANGERLWRRCQSCHTVNEGARHLVGPNLHGMFGRQAGTAEGFRYSDVVAGAGFVWTPQALDEWLTNPRDFLPGNRMSFAGLRHESDRNDLIAWLAAATAPAEADAARED, encoded by the coding sequence ATGCGCAGCCCATTCCTCTTCATCGCCCTGCCCGGCCTGACCGCCGCCCTGATGACGCTGGCAGCGTGCAGCGAGCCTGAAACAGGCGGTGAGCCAGGCGCGGCACCTCAGGGACACGGCGCATCGGCCCCGGCCGCAGCGCCCTCGCCCGCAGATCCGGCACGCGATGCGGCTGCCGCCGCCACCCTGGCCGCGCTGGGCGAGCCCTATGTGTCCGCCAATCTGGCCAATGGCGAGCGGCTGTGGCGGCGCTGCCAGTCCTGCCACACGGTCAATGAAGGTGCCCGCCATCTGGTGGGTCCCAATCTGCATGGCATGTTCGGGCGTCAGGCCGGGACTGCAGAGGGGTTCCGATACTCCGACGTCGTCGCCGGCGCAGGTTTTGTCTGGACGCCGCAGGCGCTGGATGAGTGGCTGACCAATCCGCGCGACTTCCTGCCGGGCAACCGGATGAGCTTTGCGGGCCTGCGCCATGAGAGCGACCGCAATGATCTGATCGCCTGGCTGGCTGCTGCCACGGCGCCGGCCGAGGCGGACGCGGCACGCGAGGACTGA